One genomic region from Mesorhizobium terrae encodes:
- a CDS encoding class I SAM-dependent methyltransferase, protein MRGLKDFLAECDLGPRINELSGFFAATAAGTSGMPVRRPIADTRLLPSEDLLLAMVKLHAARQGFFDQHYHGSIPYRLEEECRMAYAVLNCARQRETPFLLYSLGTAEGTMARTLSEMANGQIRTLSCSPNPENYRCFLGYGEPPHAEFFVAPFHKLTKDVISSDSRLARFAGGFDLILEDTTFQMYSPSRAKQIEYVAQHLKADGIFVFVEKFRARDAQDYQRREEQKDFGFKARYFPRDDIEKKKTAVLGTMHDNEVTLSEMCDAIHAQFRHCVMTWNSGNFYSLAASNARENLDLYLSRMAPAAIPHEYVYDTGLPRELDECPTEQN, encoded by the coding sequence ATGCGAGGCCTCAAGGACTTCCTGGCCGAGTGCGATCTTGGGCCAAGAATCAACGAACTCAGCGGCTTCTTTGCAGCAACCGCCGCTGGCACGAGCGGCATGCCGGTGCGCAGGCCAATCGCTGATACACGCCTTCTCCCAAGCGAGGATCTCCTGCTCGCCATGGTGAAACTGCATGCCGCACGGCAAGGTTTCTTCGACCAGCACTATCACGGCAGCATCCCCTACAGGCTGGAGGAGGAGTGCCGTATGGCCTATGCAGTCCTCAATTGCGCGCGGCAGCGGGAGACTCCTTTTTTACTTTACAGCCTTGGAACGGCGGAAGGGACGATGGCGAGAACGCTGTCGGAGATGGCGAACGGCCAGATCCGGACGCTGTCATGCAGCCCCAACCCGGAAAATTATCGATGCTTCCTGGGTTATGGAGAGCCCCCGCACGCGGAGTTCTTCGTTGCACCTTTTCACAAGCTGACCAAGGACGTCATCAGTTCGGATAGCCGACTTGCGAGGTTCGCCGGCGGCTTCGATCTCATCCTGGAGGACACCACCTTCCAGATGTACTCCCCGAGCCGGGCGAAGCAGATCGAGTATGTCGCCCAGCACCTCAAGGCGGACGGCATATTCGTCTTTGTCGAGAAGTTCCGGGCGCGTGACGCGCAAGACTACCAACGCCGCGAGGAGCAAAAGGATTTCGGCTTCAAGGCGCGCTACTTTCCGAGAGACGACATCGAAAAAAAGAAAACTGCCGTCCTCGGCACCATGCACGACAATGAGGTAACGCTGTCGGAGATGTGTGACGCGATACATGCGCAATTCAGGCATTGCGTGATGACGTGGAACAGCGGCAACTTCTACAGCCTCGCGGCGAGCAACGCCCGGGAAAACCTGGACCTCTATCTGTCCCGGATGGCGCCTGCCGCGATCCCGCACGAATATGTCTACGACACCGGTCTGCCCCGCGAGCTCGATGAATGCCCCACGGAGCAGAACTGA
- a CDS encoding LysR family transcriptional regulator, whose protein sequence is MRNTKNALRRLDYVFTAVDQGSFRQAARVLHVRESSVSRNVVALEQFLDMQLFERSAHGVRPTGAGRAWIDVARTHYEGLHQALAEGAGEPRRRNALSIGISGLVGRAFLTRLIHRFRDLYPEVGLVIEDISHGQCLAAIRRRRLDVVFVRGAQADTSCCSETFGHERLFVLLPVHHPLANEAAITWADLADERLLMPACPETPSARPRMADHITAEGAVVQTCGSASEMTAILKVQLGQGVILAGECFARSVAIDATTWLPLWGENSVCPIKALWLGSNPKRALLRLLGIARNVAGPVSDERGSSRHQSG, encoded by the coding sequence GTGAGAAACACCAAGAACGCGCTCCGCCGGCTGGACTATGTTTTCACGGCCGTTGACCAGGGCAGCTTCAGACAGGCCGCAAGGGTGCTGCATGTGAGGGAATCCAGCGTGAGCCGCAACGTCGTCGCACTCGAGCAATTTCTCGACATGCAGCTGTTCGAACGGAGCGCGCATGGCGTCCGTCCCACCGGAGCCGGCCGAGCCTGGATCGACGTCGCCAGAACACATTATGAGGGATTGCATCAAGCCCTGGCCGAAGGTGCGGGTGAGCCGCGCCGCCGCAACGCGCTCAGCATCGGCATATCCGGGCTGGTCGGACGCGCCTTCCTGACGCGCCTGATCCATCGTTTCCGCGACCTGTATCCGGAGGTTGGTCTCGTCATCGAGGATATTTCGCATGGACAGTGCCTGGCGGCGATACGGCGACGGCGTCTCGACGTCGTCTTCGTAAGAGGGGCCCAGGCCGACACGTCATGCTGCAGCGAAACGTTCGGTCACGAGCGCCTGTTCGTTCTCCTGCCGGTTCACCATCCCCTGGCGAACGAGGCCGCCATTACATGGGCAGATCTCGCGGACGAACGCTTGTTGATGCCCGCATGTCCGGAAACACCGTCTGCGCGTCCGCGGATGGCCGACCACATTACCGCCGAAGGCGCGGTCGTTCAGACATGCGGTAGCGCCAGCGAGATGACGGCGATCCTCAAGGTACAGCTTGGTCAGGGCGTGATCCTGGCGGGCGAATGCTTTGCCCGGTCAGTCGCCATCGATGCAACGACGTGGCTGCCACTCTGGGGCGAGAACAGTGTCTGTCCGATCAAAGCCCTGTGGCTGGGATCGAACCCGAAGAGGGCGCTGCTGCGACTGCTCGGGATTGCTAGAAATGTCGCAGGCCCGGTCTCGGACGAGCGTGGTTCCTCGCGGCACCAGAGTGGATAG
- a CDS encoding DUF2274 domain-containing protein, translating to MTKLKLGLIADDRPVRVTIELPAALHRDLAAYASLLGQESGRPPAEPARLIAPMLEKFIATDRGFSKAKRSSVA from the coding sequence ATGACAAAGCTGAAACTTGGACTGATTGCCGACGACAGGCCCGTCAGGGTCACCATCGAGCTGCCGGCGGCACTGCACCGGGATCTCGCAGCCTATGCCAGCCTGCTCGGCCAGGAATCTGGCCGTCCGCCGGCCGAGCCGGCCCGTCTCATCGCGCCGATGTTGGAAAAGTTCATTGCGACAGATCGAGGTTTCTCCAAGGCGAAGCGTTCATCGGTGGCTTGA
- a CDS encoding TrbI/VirB10 family protein, with protein MSEKKEAGAASAMRLRAEPPRVTRLSRKALASVALVASLGLGGALIYALRTPMSGDAGEELYSTTNRQPADGLAGLPRDYTGPVLGPPLPGDLGRPILEAQNKGQPATPPVITAPAVDEAEQRRRQDEEAARTSRIFFQASPGVATAGPAGALPPSLGGPDPAGLRGQQTIQDRQLAFLDAPVDRRTTSADRVTQPASPFVLQAGAVIPAALITGIRSDLPGQITAQVTENVYDSLTGRSLLVPQGARMVGQYDNGTQFGQRRILLVWNRLIFPNGRSVVLERQPGADAQGYAGLQDGVDHHWWDLAKAAGLSTLLAVGTELAVSEDGRLVAAIRRGMQETINDAGQQIVRSQLQVPPTLTIRPGFPVRVVVTRDLVLEPYTE; from the coding sequence ATGAGTGAGAAGAAAGAAGCCGGCGCTGCTTCGGCGATGCGGCTCCGAGCCGAGCCGCCGCGCGTCACCCGCCTGTCGCGCAAGGCGCTCGCCAGCGTTGCTCTCGTCGCCTCGCTCGGCCTTGGCGGTGCATTGATCTACGCGCTGCGGACGCCGATGTCGGGAGATGCCGGCGAGGAGCTTTATTCGACCACCAACAGACAGCCCGCCGATGGTCTGGCCGGCCTGCCGCGGGATTACACCGGTCCGGTGCTTGGCCCGCCGCTGCCCGGCGACCTCGGCCGGCCGATCCTCGAGGCGCAGAACAAGGGGCAGCCGGCGACGCCGCCAGTCATCACGGCGCCGGCGGTGGACGAGGCGGAACAACGCCGCCGCCAGGACGAGGAAGCAGCCCGCACCAGCCGCATCTTCTTCCAGGCATCTCCTGGCGTTGCGACTGCGGGGCCGGCGGGCGCGCTTCCACCGAGCCTCGGCGGTCCCGATCCGGCCGGTCTGCGGGGTCAACAGACAATCCAGGACAGGCAACTGGCCTTCCTCGACGCGCCCGTCGACCGACGCACCACGTCGGCGGATCGCGTCACGCAACCAGCGTCGCCTTTCGTGCTTCAGGCAGGCGCGGTCATCCCGGCTGCGCTCATAACCGGTATTCGCTCCGACCTTCCCGGCCAGATCACGGCGCAGGTGACAGAGAACGTCTACGACAGCTTGACGGGTCGGTCCCTGCTCGTTCCGCAGGGCGCACGCATGGTCGGCCAATACGACAACGGCACACAGTTCGGGCAACGCAGGATCCTTTTGGTCTGGAATCGCCTGATATTCCCGAACGGCCGATCGGTCGTGCTCGAGCGTCAGCCTGGCGCCGACGCACAGGGCTATGCCGGTCTCCAGGATGGCGTTGACCATCATTGGTGGGACCTTGCCAAGGCCGCCGGGCTCTCAACCTTGCTCGCGGTCGGCACCGAACTGGCTGTCAGCGAGGACGGCCGTCTGGTCGCGGCCATCCGGCGTGGCATGCAAGAGACCATCAACGACGCTGGACAGCAGATCGTGCGCAGCCAATTGCAGGTTCCACCGACGCTCACCATTCGCCCTGGCTTCCCCGTTCGCGTCGTCGTGACCCGCGATCTTGTCCTCGAACCCTACACGGAGTGA